In the genome of Ensifer adhaerens, one region contains:
- a CDS encoding DNA-binding transcriptional regulator, MerR family, whose product MKFLDIGEVSARTGVKPSALRYYEEIGLIESLFRHGLRRQFSDDVLLQIKLITMGQAAGFSLEEIAGMFGRNGRPDLPRDVLHRKADEIDEKIQQLSALSDTLRHVADCKAPSHMECPTFRRLVELSGKRGRVRLKRKGHAVAGDI is encoded by the coding sequence ATGAAATTTCTGGACATCGGAGAAGTCTCCGCACGGACCGGCGTCAAGCCGTCGGCGCTGCGCTATTACGAAGAGATCGGGCTGATCGAGTCCCTCTTCCGCCATGGTCTGCGCCGGCAGTTCTCTGACGACGTTCTCTTGCAGATCAAGCTGATCACGATGGGTCAGGCCGCCGGTTTCTCGCTGGAGGAAATCGCCGGCATGTTCGGCAGGAATGGCAGACCCGACCTGCCGCGCGATGTCTTGCATCGCAAGGCGGACGAAATCGACGAGAAGATCCAGCAACTGAGCGCGCTCAGCGATACGCTGCGCCACGTCGCCGACTGCAAGGCGCCTTCGCACATGGAGTGCCCGACCTTTCGCCGCCTGGTCGAGCTTTCAGGAAAGCGAGGACGTGTGAGGCTGAAAAGAAAAGGACACGCAGTCGCCGGCGACATCTGA
- a CDS encoding luciferase family oxidoreductase, group 1, translated as MTFFSVLDLSTISEGSTVSDALENTRRMAMAAEEAGYKRFWLAEHHGMTGIASAATSLVIGHAGYATKRIRIGSGGIMLPNHSPYIIAEQFGTLAALFPGRVDLGLGRAPGTDMATARALRRDMQAASERFPDDILELKAWLGPRAEGQRVIAVPGMGSQVPLYILGSSLYSAHLAAALGLPYAFASHFAPDQLFEAIHIYRSRFEPSDQLDQPYVMSGVMGVVAETDEEAAYYFTSAQQQFVNLRRGRPGQYPPPVADMDEHWTPMERTMVEHTLQFAVVGAKDTVETKLKRFIKDTEADEIIVSFTIFDVEKRLAAVKAISEMGVFEAA; from the coding sequence ATGACATTCTTCTCTGTTCTTGATCTTTCCACCATCAGCGAGGGCTCGACCGTCTCGGATGCGCTGGAGAATACGCGGCGCATGGCGATGGCAGCGGAAGAGGCGGGATACAAGCGGTTCTGGCTTGCCGAGCATCACGGCATGACGGGGATTGCCAGTGCGGCGACCTCGTTGGTCATCGGCCATGCCGGTTATGCCACGAAGCGCATCCGCATCGGCTCGGGCGGCATCATGCTTCCCAACCATTCGCCCTACATCATCGCCGAGCAGTTCGGAACCCTGGCAGCACTGTTTCCGGGTCGCGTGGATCTGGGGCTCGGCCGCGCGCCGGGAACCGACATGGCGACGGCCCGCGCGCTGCGGCGGGACATGCAGGCGGCCTCGGAACGGTTCCCCGACGATATTCTGGAACTGAAGGCCTGGCTCGGGCCGCGCGCGGAAGGTCAACGGGTCATCGCGGTGCCCGGTATGGGATCGCAGGTGCCGCTCTACATTCTCGGCTCAAGCCTCTATAGCGCGCATCTGGCGGCAGCGCTCGGCCTGCCTTATGCGTTTGCCTCGCATTTCGCGCCCGACCAGCTCTTCGAGGCCATCCATATCTATCGCTCACGCTTCGAGCCTTCCGATCAGCTCGACCAGCCCTATGTCATGTCGGGCGTCATGGGCGTGGTGGCCGAGACGGATGAAGAGGCAGCCTATTACTTCACCTCGGCGCAGCAGCAATTCGTCAACCTGCGACGCGGCCGGCCCGGACAATATCCGCCGCCCGTCGCCGATATGGACGAGCACTGGACGCCGATGGAGCGGACCATGGTGGAGCACACGCTGCAGTTCGCCGTGGTCGGTGCGAAGGACACCGTGGAGACGAAACTGAAGCGCTTCATCAAGGACACCGAGGCCGACGAGATCATCGTCTCCTTCACCATTTTCGACGTCGAGAAGCGGCTGGCGGCGGTGAAGGCGATTTCGGAGATGGGTGTGTTCGAGGCGGCTTGA